A window of Candidatus Methanoperedens sp. genomic DNA:
AGTCTATAATATTATCTCACGATAACTTAGAACCCTATATACTCTTAGAGAAGTCAATGGCTAACTCGGCGACATTTGCAGCATAATCCCCTATCCTTTTTACGCTGTCGGCTATGAGCCCTATGGACATGACCACATCAGGATCAAGAGTTGCTGGCGGGTGCCTTATCCTGTGCAGCTCTACACCTATTTTTTTATGCTCTTCGATAACCTTGTTTGCAAGCTCTGCATTACATTTAGTAAAGGAGCTAACCGAATCATTGACAAGCTTATAAGAGATGATACCGATTTTAACAATCTCATCGAGCATGGCATGAGGAATTTTTTCACCTGATTCCAGCATTATGCCGGCAATCTTACCCGCATGGTCTGATACGCGCTCTAACTGGTCGCTTGCCAGCCTGTAGTAGAAGGCCCCTGTCAATCCGAGTTCACTTTTTTCGGAAATCCTTGAATGAAGTAAAATATCCATGAACTGTTTTGATATCAATAGATGGAGGCGGTCAATCTCATCGTCCTGCCTTACCACCTCAGAGGCGAGAGAAACATCTTTTGTATTCATTGCCTTGATGGTATTGTCAAGCATCCACTGCACTTTTATATGCATGCGCCGAAAGCTCATATCGATAGGCATATCCCCCGGATTCGAGATATCCTGAATTATCACCTTATCATGCGTCTCTTCGATAATCTCAATACCTATCAACTTTTTGACTATAGCCGTTATATCTTTTCTCTGCTCATGTGTTATATTTTTGGCTTTAAGCTCAATCACACGATATCCGGCAACGTAGGTGGCTATTATATCTCTTATCAGCGGCTCGCCCACCCTTCCATCTATATTCAGGCTCTTTGGACCCTGGGGCGCAAAACCGCCGTTTGAAGTTAAAAGAAGAGTCCCGTCCTCCTGGGGATGCATGTGAACAAGGGAACCGGAGGTTATTCCGGCACTGACAGCCCACCTCTTGGGGAGAGAAACAACGAACGTTGATTTTCCTGTTACCTGGACTTTCCTTATTTCTGCACTTGTCTTTTTAATTTCATTATTCATCTTTACATAGATTTTCTGAGGAGTATATAGGTTTTCTCCCAAGAATCTATAGATGCTATATAAAATCAGTAAATCGAGATGTAAGTTTTAAGCCTGTTGAATGCATGCGACAGTCTGTTCAATGGAATGCGATATTGCAGGAATTAATCCAGATCGCAAACTGCAAAATTCTCTGATTTGTGCAAGGCTTTTCAGGGTATCTTCCCTCGCCGAATTTTTAACCTCCAGAATCAGGTTTCTTGCATTTGTCTCTAATATGTTTTTAAATACTTCCCTGAAATTTATTTTTCCAAGTCCAATAGGAAGGTGGCGGTCTCCAAACATTGCTTCTTCAGGCTCCAGAATGCCAAAGTTATCATGAAGATGCACTTGATGTATATAGCTACCTAATTCAAAATAATCGTCCAGGGATAACCCATAAGCATTGGAGGCAATAAACGCATGACCAATATCCAGATTTATCTTTAAATTCTCCGAACCTACCATTTCAATTATATGG
This region includes:
- a CDS encoding phosphate uptake regulator PhoU, with the translated sequence MNNEIKKTSAEIRKVQVTGKSTFVVSLPKRWAVSAGITSGSLVHMHPQEDGTLLLTSNGGFAPQGPKSLNIDGRVGEPLIRDIIATYVAGYRVIELKAKNITHEQRKDITAIVKKLIGIEIIEETHDKVIIQDISNPGDMPIDMSFRRMHIKVQWMLDNTIKAMNTKDVSLASEVVRQDDEIDRLHLLISKQFMDILLHSRISEKSELGLTGAFYYRLASDQLERVSDHAGKIAGIMLESGEKIPHAMLDEIVKIGIISYKLVNDSVSSFTKCNAELANKVIEEHKKIGVELHRIRHPPATLDPDVVMSIGLIADSVKRIGDYAANVAELAIDFSKSI